Within Cellulophaga sp. L1A9, the genomic segment AATTTCTTTAGATTTTGAATCTTGATCTAAATAATAATCGCGATCGGGTAATCCTAAACCGTTCTCTCCTAAATAAACAGCATTCATTTTACTATTTGCTAAATTAGCAAATATGTTAATGCCCATAAATGGAGAATTAGCAGCAGGGTTTGTTGCTAATAAGGTCTGCAATACTTTTTACATTTCTTATAGCATCAATAGTCGGTTGTAAAGGCGCAATACTTAACTCATTTCTTGAAACCGTATCTAATTTAGAATCAAAAATAAACAGAGCTTTAGCTTGATCAGTTGTTGGCTCGTAGGTATTACTATCTTTAGCTTTCGCTATAAGCTTAAGCACATCAGCATCTGTAGATTTTCTCAAAACACTAAAACCACCCCAACTAGACCTATCATCAGGAATCTCTGTATTTTTTAACCAATTACCATTTACAAACTCATAGAAATTTGTTTTTGGACTTACCGTGGTGTCCATATTTGCTAAAATAATCCCTCTTGCCGGTTCTTTAGCTGCAACTTCAGTTTTTTCATTCTTACAGGAAGAAATTAAACAAATTCCAAAAAGTGCAATAATAATTTTATTGTTTATACGATGCGTTTTAAAAATTAGATGAAAGCTGATTCGAAATTGCACCCCAAGTCAGCCCTTAGGCAATATACTCCAAATATTTTATATGCTCTAGCCCTCAATTATTTAGTGGGTGCTATTCCATATTTGTCAAATAGATAAATTAAGCTTGTCATTGATGCTGCGCCTAATTCAAGCTCTCTTTTATTTACATGCTCAAAAGTATCATTGGCAGCATGGTGATGATCAAAATAGCGTTGAGAATCTGGACGTAATCCGGCTAAAACCATATCTCCATCTTTTAGTGGGCCAATATCTGCCCCACTATGTCCTTTAACAAACATATGTATCAAGTAGGGTTCAAACAGAGGTTTCCATGAGTTTACTTGCGCAAAATTCGCATCGGAACAATCAAAAGAAAAACCTCTTGGCGTAAACCCTCCTGAATCACTCTCTAATGCAAATACGTGTTGCTCTTTCTTTGTTTTAGCAACTTCAGCATATTTATTTCCACCACGTAATCCATTCTCCTCATTCATAAATAAAACAACCCGAATAGTTCTTTTAGGTTTGTAACCCGACTCTTTAAGCAAATGAAGCACTTCCATACTCTGCACACAACCAGCGCCATCATCATGAGAACCATCACCCAAATCCCAAGAATCTAAATGCCCACCAACAACCATAATTTCATCAGGGTACATTGTTCCTTTAATTTCGCCAATTACATTGTAAGACTGCACATCATCAAACTGCTCACAATTTTGTTTAAAATAAAAGGTGATATCAGGATTTAGTCGTAATGATATACTCAATAAATCTGCGGCATTAGTACTTATTGCAGCAGCAGGGATACGCTTGTCTACAGCGACATCGCCATAACTCATAGCGCCTGTATGTGGAAAATCGTCTAATCGAAGATTCATTGACCTAACGATTATACCCACAGCTCCGTATTTTGAAGCTTCTGCAGCACCAGCATAACGTTGATCTACACAACCTGAATACGACTCAAACGTACTAATATTTGCAGGATCCATTGGGCGATTGAAAAATACTATTCTACCCTCTAGACGTTGTTTACCTAAAATAGCTAAGTCATCTAAACTTTTTACCTCTACGACATTTGCTTTAAGTCCGCCTAGTGGTGTTGCTACAGAACCACCTAAAGCACAAATAGGTACATTGGTGGTTACCCCGGGGTCTGACTCAAAATAAGCGAATTCAGGCAAACCACGATTCCATTTTGGCACCATAACAGGTTGCAACCACACCTTATCTAATCCTAATTCCTCTAGCTGTGCTTTTGTATAATCTACTGCCTGTTGCGCTTGTACAGACCCAGATAGCCTACCTCCTACTTGATTAGATAAGTAGTTTAACCAATCATAAGCTTTGCTTTTAGTAAGCGCAGTAGTATAAATAGTTTTTAATTGTTCTTCATCTGTCTTCTGAGCAGACACCGCTGTAATGATAAATAAACTTAACAAATAGATCGCCTTCTTCATTCTTATTCCTTTTCCAATTGATTTTTATAATCCTCTAAATTAGCCTTAATTTTATCATCTAATTCTGGTTCTTTAATATCTTTGTATTTTTTTAACTCTTTTAGCAGGGTTTCAGCAACTATTAAGCGCGCAGCCTTTTTATTATCTGCAGGAATAACAAACCAAGGTGCATGTGTTTTAGACGTCTTATTTATAGCATCTTCGTAACATTTCTGATAAGAATCCCACAGTTTTCTTTCTTTCAAATCACCCGGTGAAAATTTCCAATTTTTTCTTTTTAATTCTAGTCTACGCAATAAACGTTGGCGTTGCTCTTCTTTAGATAAGTGCAAGAAAAATTTAAATATGATTGTACCGTTTGCGGCAATATGCTTTTCGAAATTATTGATTTGCTCAAAGCGTTTTTCCCAAAAATCTTCGTTTAAATCTTCTACTTTATGAATTCCTGGGATATGCTCTCCCATGACATATTCTGGGTGAACTCTGGTCACCAACACATTTTCATAATGCGTACGGTTAAATACACCTACCTTACCTTTTGCAGGAAGGGCAATATAATGACGCCACAAATAATCGTGTTTTAATTCTAGTTCAGTAGGCACCTTAAAACTATGAACCACGACACCTCGAGCATTAAAATCTTTAAAAACCTCACGAATAAGACTATCTTTTCCAGAAGTATCCATCCCCTGTAAGCACATTAATACACTGTACTTCCCATGGGCGTATAATATATCTTGAAAATCACCTAACTCTCTCCTAACTTTTTCCAGTGTCTTTTTGAGCTTGTTATCATCTGCATCAAAATTTTCAAAAGTTGCAGCTGTACTCAATGTAATGGATTCTTTTACGCGATAAGAATCAATATCAATTTTATTCATACTATGAATATAAAATATTTTTTTCAGACGAGCATGGAACCCCCTTTTAAAGCACTAGAAAAAACATTCTAACACAAATTATAGCCAAAAAAAATGGTTTATAACGAATAAATAAGCCTCTTTTCACAACTTAACCTTAAATTTGTATTCACATTCCCAAATGTTATTATTAAAAGTCTTAACCTATGAAAAGTAAATACAATTTACTTTATGCTATATTAATTGTAGTTAGTTTTTCTTTCACTACGAATAGAGATTGTGAATATGTTGGTTCTAATATAGAGTACATCACATCACAAACTAAAAAAGCACTGGTAGAAACCGATTTAAACAAAACCAAATACCAGATCTATAAAGCAATAAATGCTATAGAAAAAACAAGAACAAAACTTAATGATTGTGGCTGTAATTATGCTTCAAAAAATCTGTTTGACGGTTTAGATAATTTAATCCTAGCGACAAAGACATCTTCACTAAACGGTGCAAAAGTGCTCATCAATAGAGCCCTAAAAAACACGTCTTTAAGCTTAGAGTCTTTAAAAGAACATCATACACACCAAAGCAAATATCAACCAGATGTTTTAACACTCAATACAACAGATTCTGAAAAAAATAAATTTGTTTCGGAAGAAACACTGGAACGCGAATTGCGCCAAATAATAGACCACTCTCTAATTAAATTTGAAAAATCATTAGAGGATGTTATCACTACTGTAGATTGTGAAGAAGCAAAAAACTTTATTCTAGAAATTAGAAATAAATGTGACCAAGCACTTTTAAATGATAAATTATCTGAAGGTAAAAAATATTATAATCTAAGGACAAAAGTAATCGCTACTCATGCCCTTGATAAATTAAGTGGTTGCAACTAGGAATTATTTACTTGCAAAAAGTTTTACATCAGAAGCATCAACTTCTGTATTTCCTAATATAATTAGTCTTTCAACAACATTTCTCAATTCACGGATATTACCCGTCCAATCATACTCTTGAAGTAATGCTATTGCTTTATCTGAAAATGTTTTGACAGCGGTTCCATGTTCTGAAGCAATCTTAGAAGCAAAATGATTGATCAATAAAGGAATATCATCCCTTCTGTCATTTAACGCAGGTACTTTTATTAAAATTACCGCCAAACGGTGGTACAAATCTTCTCTAAAGTTACCGTCTTCAATTTCTTTCTTCAAGTTCTTGTTGGTAGCTGCAACTACACGAACATTCACTTTAATATCTTTATCTGAGCCCACTCTTGATATTTTACTCTCTTGCAAGGCTCTAAGAACTTTTGCTTGCGCAGAAAGGCTCATGTCTCCAATTTCATCTAAAAATATAGTTCCATTATTGGCCGCTTCAAATTTACCTGCCCTGTCTTTAACCGCAGATGTAAAAGCACCTTTAACATGACCAAATAACTCACTCTCTATAAGTTCTGAAGGTATTGCTGCACAGTTAACTTCTATAAAAGCCCCACTACTTCTTTGGCTTTTCTCATGAACCCAATGTGCCACCAATTCTTTACCTGTACCATTTGGACCTGTAATCAATACACGTGCATCTGTAGGTGCAACTTTTTCTATGATATCCTTAATTACATCAATAGCCTCGCTTTCGCCCACCATTTCATAATTCTTAGATACTTTTTTCTTTAAAATTTTATTTTCTACGACAAGCTCTTTCCTATCTAAAGCATTACGAACTGTAGTTAACAATCTATTTAAATCTGGCGGTTTAGAAATATAATCAAAAGCACCTAAACGCATTGTATTCACCGCAGTGTCTAGATCTCCATGACCAGAAATCATGATGAAAGGAATTTCAGGCTTAATCTTCTTTGCTGCTTCTAGTACTTCTACACCATCCATTTTTGGCATTTTGATATCACAAAGCACTAAGTCATAATCTTCTTTTTTTACGGCTTCTATTCCCTTTAAACCATCTTCTGCTTCCTCTACTATATAAGTGTCACTCTCCTCAGATAAGATTTTAACTAAAACTCTTCTAATGGCCGCTTCATCTTCTATAACTAATATTCTAGACATGTATTATTTTTTAGTAATAGGTTGTAAAAACCAATTTATTTAATTGTTTTTAATATGAACATCTCGCTGTGGAAATGGAATGCTAATATTATGTTCTCTAAATTTAGCATCTATCTTATAACGTATTGCACTCTTTATTCTTGGATCTGAAAAACTATCACCGATATAAAAATTAACAGCAAATAATAATGCAGAATCTCCAAAATCCTCAAACAACACAAAAGGCTTGGGGTTTTTTAATATTCCTTTCTGACCAACCACAGATTCTTCCAATAATCTGGTCACCAGAGTCACATCGCTTCCATAAGCCACACCCACCTTCACTGTTTCACGAGTTGTTTTATGATTTTGTGTATAATTATAGATGGTTTCACTTATAAATTTGTGATTGGGTATTATCACTACCTTATCATCTCTAGTGACACATCTGGTGGTTCTTAGTTTAATTTCAAAAACCTTACCAACTTTATCATCAACCTCTATAATATCTCCAACACTTAAGGATTTATCAACTATTATAAAAATACCTCCAATAACATCTTGAAATAATTCTTGTAGCGCTAAACCCAACCCAACAAATAATGCCGCAGACGCGGTTAAAAGAATGGTTATATTTATTCCTGCTGCACTCATGGTTAGTACAATAACCACTAAAAAAGCTACATAACGTATAAACTTAAAGACACTAATAAACTTATGTTTATCATCTACCTCCATATTTCTAGTAAAGAGGTAGCGCAACCATTTTAAAATAAAACTGGTAACCACAAATGTCAATACTAATAATAGCAAAAGTCCAATAGTAATATGAATTTCATTTTCTCCTTTACCAAAATGAACTCCAAGGTTTAGAACATCTTTAATGGCACCCCAAACATCTTCCTCTAAAATCTCTTTTACTTTCTCAGTATGATCTTGAATCATGAATTAATATTTTAACCACTTATAGAGCTCTTTGTAGCTTGGTTTCTTGCCATACATTAAAATTCCGATCCGGTAAATTTTTGCTGCAACCCAAACAATTCCCATAAATGTAATAATTAATAACAAAATAGAAACTACTACTTGCCAAATAGGAACTCCACCTTCCCCTAAACCACTTGATAATCGCATAAGCATTACAATTGGTGAGGTTAGCGGAAATAAAGAAAAGGCTACTGCAATGGGGCCATGCGGGTTATTAAATACCGAGAAAAACCCAACATAGATGGCCAGCATTAACGGTGTAATAACTGGTAGAATAAACTGTTGCGTATCTGTTTCATTATCTACTGCCGCTCCAATTGCCGCGTAAATAGAACTGTAAATTAAATACCCCAATAAGAAATAAACCAAAAAGAAGCTTATTAACATCAGCCATGGTATTTTATAAATTTCAACTCCCAACGCTAAAATCTTTTCATTCATCATAGAAACATTAGGCACGGATGACATTGCCTCCATAGAAGGATTAGCGCCACTAAATGCAGCCGGATCTATATCGAAGACAAAAATTACCACTAACATTAACAAGGAGGCCGAAAAAATCCAAATAGCAAATTGCGTTAGTCCCGCTAAGGATGTACCGATAATTTTACCCATCATTAATTGAAAGGGTTTTACAGATGAAATGATTACCTCTATAATTCTACTGGTTTTTTCTTCTATAACACTTCGCATAACGAAGCCTCCGTATATAATGATAAACATCATAATTAAATACCCAAAACCGCCTCCAATAAATGCTCTAATTTCATTAAAACCTTTAATATTAATATCACCAGAAAAGGTAGACAAATTAATATCATACGCCTTATCTACTGCTAAAAAATCTTGGTTTGAAACACCTAATTCCTGCAATCTATTTTGTTGAAGTCTGGTCTTGAATACGTCTTCTATTTTATCTAGGATAGAAGTGCTCGGCGCTTCTTTTGTATAGAAAAATGATTTATTGGTAATTTCTTCTAAATTATTTGCATCTGGAATATACAAAAGACCATAGTATCCTAAATTAGAAGTAGAATCTATGGCACTTTTTAAAGATACATTCCTAAATTCTATAAATGATGTGCTTTCTGTGGTGACAAATTCATTATGAAAAAAATCGCTTTCATTTAAAATTGAGATCACTTGCTTTTCACTATCATTTAATTGAGTCAAAAAAGCAATCAAAACAACCATTGCTACCATAAGTATAGGACTCAAGAAAGTCATAATAACAAAAGACTTGTTCCTAACTTTTGCCAAGTACTCACGTTTAATAATAAGCAGTAATTTATTCATTAGAATTTTTACTAGATATGGTTTGTATAAATATATCGTTTGCCGAAGGAATTTTTTCTAAAAAGTGATTGATTGGCGCTTTAGTGGCCAAGTAAGTGAGGATTTCTTGAGTGGACTTCCCTTTTAACTGTAACTTAAAATTTAATTGGTTTTCAATCTGATCATAAAAATCATCAAAAATGCCAAGTTTATCGCGTAGTTCTGGTAAAATCTCCGAAGGATTAAAAACCTGCATGCCTACTTCAAAAATATTCTTCTTATAGGCTTTTTTTATATCGGTAAGCTTGCCATCTAATATTTTTTCCGATTTATGTATTAGCGCAATATACTCGCAGAGTTCTTCTACAGATTCCATTCTGTGTGTAGAAAAAATAATAGAAGTTCCATTATTTTTGAGTTCTAATATTTCGTCCTTAATAACATTTGCATTTATAGGATCAAAACCACTAAACGGTTCATCAAAAATCAAAAGTTTTGGTTCATGTAAAACGGTGACAATAAATTGCACTTTTTGAGCCATCCCTTTAGAGAGCTCCTGTACTTTTTTATTCCACCAATCTCCAATCTCAAATTTATCAAACCAGTATTTTAATTTTTTCTTAGCTTCCGCTTTTCCCATTCCTTTGAGTTGCGCCAAGTACAAAGCCTGTTCTCCAACTTTCATACTCTTATACAAGCCTCTTTCTTCCGGAAGGTATCCTATCATAGCTACATGCTTAGGACTTAAAGGTTCCCCGTTGAATAAAACAGTACCCGAGTCTGGGTATGTAATTTGATTGATTATTCTAATTAAAGATGTTTTACCTGCTCCGTTAGGACCTAGTAATCCGTAAATGCTATTCTCAGGAATTTCTAAAGAAATATTGTTTAGCGCAGTATATGCGCCATATTTCTTGTTTACCTCTTTAGCTACCAAAACATGGTTCATGCAAACAATTTTACCAAAGATATTGAAATGCTTTAAAACACCGTATTTCCTGTATTAAATAATATCAAAAAAACATAAAATAGTATGGCATACATACCTTAAATCTTTTATTTAGGTATTAAAAAAGGGTATAAAAACAAAACCCACCCTTAATAAAATTAAGGATGGGAAAAAAATTGCTATGAAAAAGAAAATTAACATTGGAAGTCCAATGTTATTTCAAATATACGTTTTTATTTTAAAAATAAATTATTATGCCCTTAAGAAAACATATCTTTTACTTTTTCAAAGAACGATTTATCAGATTTTTCTGGGCTTGGAATGAAATTTTCATTGTCCTGCATTTTCTCAAAAAATTCTTTTTGTTCTTTATTGATTGTTTTTGGGGTCCAAACATTTACATGTACTAGTAAATCTCCCGCACCATATCCATTAAGACCTGTAATACCTTTACCTCTAAGACGCAAAATTTTACCAGATTGTATTCCCGGCTCTAGTTTAATACGTACTTTTCCCGTAACAGAATCTATCTCTTTAGAAGTCCCTAAGACTGCTTCAGAAAGGCTAACATATAGGTCATAATGTAAATTATCTCCTTCACGCTTTAGCGTTTCATGTTCCAAAGTTTCAATCGCTACGATTAAATCTCCAGGAACACCATTACCAGGAGCGTCATTACCTTTACCGGTAACTTTTAACTGCATCCCGTCTTCTACTCCACCAGGTATTTTTACCGCTACAGTCTCCTCCTTAACGATCATACCTTGAGAATCTGCATCATGAGGTTTATGGTCTAAAATTTGACCGCTACCACCACAAGAGCTACACGTAGCTGCTGTTTGCATTCTACCTAAAATAGTGTTGGTAATTTTAGTCACCTGACCTCTACCACCACAAGTGCTACACGTTTTATACGTTACACCACTTGCCTGAATTTTACGTTTAACTTTTATTTTTTTCTCTACACCGTTGGCAACTTCTTCGAGAGTAAGCGCTACTCTAATCTTTAAGCTGCTTCCTTTTACTCTTCTTTGACCACCGCCGCCGCCGCCAAAACCACTAAAGCCTCCGCCGCCGCCGCCAAAGCCACCAAAAATATCACCAAACTGGTTGAATATGTCATCCATATTCATACCACCTCCGCCACCGCCGAAACCGCCGGAACCATCAAAAGCTCCATGGCCGTACTGATCGTAACGTGCTTTTTTATTATCGTCGCTTAATACTTCATAGGCTTCAGCTGCTTTTTTAAACATCTCCTCTGCCTTTGCATCTCCAGGGTTTTTATCTGGATGATATTGCACGGCTTTTTTCCGATATGCCTTTTTTATTTCTGCCGCGCTTGCACCTTTAGTTATCCCTAAAATGTCGTAATAATCTTCCTTCATACTTTATGTTTAATTACCAACAACCACTTTTGGATGACGGATAATTTTATCGCCTAACTTAAATCCTTTTTCAATAACGTCTATAATCTTACCCTTCATCTTCTTGTCTGGAGCAGGAATTTGGGTAATAGCTTCATGGATGTCTGCATTAAAAACATCACCTGCTTTAGCTTCTACCTCTTCTAAACCTTTAGATTTTAGTACTTGTTCGAATTTGATTTTAATTAACTCTACACCTTTGAATGTTTCTTTATCATCTGATTTAGCTAATTCTTGCAT encodes:
- the dnaJ gene encoding molecular chaperone DnaJ is translated as MKEDYYDILGITKGASAAEIKKAYRKKAVQYHPDKNPGDAKAEEMFKKAAEAYEVLSDDNKKARYDQYGHGAFDGSGGFGGGGGGMNMDDIFNQFGDIFGGFGGGGGGFSGFGGGGGGQRRVKGSSLKIRVALTLEEVANGVEKKIKVKRKIQASGVTYKTCSTCGGRGQVTKITNTILGRMQTAATCSSCGGSGQILDHKPHDADSQGMIVKEETVAVKIPGGVEDGMQLKVTGKGNDAPGNGVPGDLIVAIETLEHETLKREGDNLHYDLYVSLSEAVLGTSKEIDSVTGKVRIKLEPGIQSGKILRLRGKGITGLNGYGAGDLLVHVNVWTPKTINKEQKEFFEKMQDNENFIPSPEKSDKSFFEKVKDMFS
- a CDS encoding sigma-54 dependent transcriptional regulator, with the protein product MSRILVIEDEAAIRRVLVKILSEESDTYIVEEAEDGLKGIEAVKKEDYDLVLCDIKMPKMDGVEVLEAAKKIKPEIPFIMISGHGDLDTAVNTMRLGAFDYISKPPDLNRLLTTVRNALDRKELVVENKILKKKVSKNYEMVGESEAIDVIKDIIEKVAPTDARVLITGPNGTGKELVAHWVHEKSQRSSGAFIEVNCAAIPSELIESELFGHVKGAFTSAVKDRAGKFEAANNGTIFLDEIGDMSLSAQAKVLRALQESKISRVGSDKDIKVNVRVVAATNKNLKKEIEDGNFREDLYHRLAVILIKVPALNDRRDDIPLLINHFASKIASEHGTAVKTFSDKAIALLQEYDWTGNIRELRNVVERLIILGNTEVDASDVKLFASK
- a CDS encoding ABC transporter permease, whose translation is MNKLLLIIKREYLAKVRNKSFVIMTFLSPILMVAMVVLIAFLTQLNDSEKQVISILNESDFFHNEFVTTESTSFIEFRNVSLKSAIDSTSNLGYYGLLYIPDANNLEEITNKSFFYTKEAPSTSILDKIEDVFKTRLQQNRLQELGVSNQDFLAVDKAYDINLSTFSGDINIKGFNEIRAFIGGGFGYLIMMFIIIYGGFVMRSVIEEKTSRIIEVIISSVKPFQLMMGKIIGTSLAGLTQFAIWIFSASLLMLVVIFVFDIDPAAFSGANPSMEAMSSVPNVSMMNEKILALGVEIYKIPWLMLISFFLVYFLLGYLIYSSIYAAIGAAVDNETDTQQFILPVITPLMLAIYVGFFSVFNNPHGPIAVAFSLFPLTSPIVMLMRLSSGLGEGGVPIWQVVVSILLLIITFMGIVWVAAKIYRIGILMYGKKPSYKELYKWLKY
- a CDS encoding ABC transporter ATP-binding protein → MNHVLVAKEVNKKYGAYTALNNISLEIPENSIYGLLGPNGAGKTSLIRIINQITYPDSGTVLFNGEPLSPKHVAMIGYLPEERGLYKSMKVGEQALYLAQLKGMGKAEAKKKLKYWFDKFEIGDWWNKKVQELSKGMAQKVQFIVTVLHEPKLLIFDEPFSGFDPINANVIKDEILELKNNGTSIIFSTHRMESVEELCEYIALIHKSEKILDGKLTDIKKAYKKNIFEVGMQVFNPSEILPELRDKLGIFDDFYDQIENQLNFKLQLKGKSTQEILTYLATKAPINHFLEKIPSANDIFIQTISSKNSNE
- a CDS encoding mechanosensitive ion channel family protein produces the protein MIQDHTEKVKEILEEDVWGAIKDVLNLGVHFGKGENEIHITIGLLLLLVLTFVVTSFILKWLRYLFTRNMEVDDKHKFISVFKFIRYVAFLVVIVLTMSAAGINITILLTASAALFVGLGLALQELFQDVIGGIFIIVDKSLSVGDIIEVDDKVGKVFEIKLRTTRCVTRDDKVVIIPNHKFISETIYNYTQNHKTTRETVKVGVAYGSDVTLVTRLLEESVVGQKGILKNPKPFVLFEDFGDSALLFAVNFYIGDSFSDPRIKSAIRYKIDAKFREHNISIPFPQRDVHIKNN
- a CDS encoding M20/M25/M40 family metallo-hydrolase, with product MKKAIYLLSLFIITAVSAQKTDEEQLKTIYTTALTKSKAYDWLNYLSNQVGGRLSGSVQAQQAVDYTKAQLEELGLDKVWLQPVMVPKWNRGLPEFAYFESDPGVTTNVPICALGGSVATPLGGLKANVVEVKSLDDLAILGKQRLEGRIVFFNRPMDPANISTFESYSGCVDQRYAGAAEASKYGAVGIIVRSMNLRLDDFPHTGAMSYGDVAVDKRIPAAAISTNAADLLSISLRLNPDITFYFKQNCEQFDDVQSYNVIGEIKGTMYPDEIMVVGGHLDSWDLGDGSHDDGAGCVQSMEVLHLLKESGYKPKRTIRVVLFMNEENGLRGGNKYAEVAKTKKEQHVFALESDSGGFTPRGFSFDCSDANFAQVNSWKPLFEPYLIHMFVKGHSGADIGPLKDGDMVLAGLRPDSQRYFDHHHAANDTFEHVNKRELELGAASMTSLIYLFDKYGIAPTK
- a CDS encoding PPK2 family polyphosphate kinase encodes the protein MNKIDIDSYRVKESITLSTAATFENFDADDNKLKKTLEKVRRELGDFQDILYAHGKYSVLMCLQGMDTSGKDSLIREVFKDFNARGVVVHSFKVPTELELKHDYLWRHYIALPAKGKVGVFNRTHYENVLVTRVHPEYVMGEHIPGIHKVEDLNEDFWEKRFEQINNFEKHIAANGTIIFKFFLHLSKEEQRQRLLRRLELKRKNWKFSPGDLKERKLWDSYQKCYEDAINKTSKTHAPWFVIPADNKKAARLIVAETLLKELKKYKDIKEPELDDKIKANLEDYKNQLEKE